A window of the Stigmatella aurantiaca genome harbors these coding sequences:
- a CDS encoding type VI secretion IcmF C-terminal domain-containing protein: MGDPTKAVEPGVKALEAAAPAASADAGGLQQFWLVAAPLLKWVLAALLLALVVFAAVKLYQWWRRRRAAVAVSSGPPPMAVNRLLQVRRAFLSALPLANRAAVLDLPTVVVLGPAGNGKSVLIDLDVDWKRQARQFLPSYQKDPLLQVFLGPDCVVQEVSAPLLEDETLQARGALRKLWGKCFSRRQPGLAVIALKIEWLEKTPPGEQRRMAQLLRGKLNLISEACGGPVETRVCLTHMDEVEGFEDFARLLKQHGVSRSFEIPKQGEESKLASLLEGQEQYLALGLTSLPVDAFERLEHFYSQGGRAFAALGRFVSSLLEGDTLSFKPRLTRVFLSSPVPEARAGGTLSVVPEEGSTQAPRSLYLRTHRRRAALIAAVGCLPVLAAYANFYVLLGDAQEQVARFETTVAQMQEQGLQGRGEAVEGQVNEAADAISRLWSAARWWPPLNSSFPQEMLDLRRRLAEGIRLSHLRPAFEYCRKYPHDCRPEQVVYLLAALHASNKTKLGEFVNGSIQPQHSRRWSSTPSSVPGAAANAGSSQNRTWITSLELREPLVATYVLASDEPWERTPPCRRGAAQVAHTAEEEWPCWPYPERLTVESQLKPWLDHLLFLRQALEAGPKGLAELDQRREERERLEAQLADLDVYASLPTVLNLIDTAGIQSNTRHFQGIESTVQVLDWLRTNRDTLATVLDMEEEAYSGLLAVEKMGPSELLTRDGLWLTGNKKGPYRIELLQQSFEFRPPQLSRELLQALLDVYEKSGRLNMGPHAAIRPGQLIFSRTPFETDLKPLVDDFTQRLKNVQLPTDESAKREEYVQKRVDVFAQGYREGLFHSLRSYRFVAPRKVLFDELARLTQPSSEQVDMLRDVASRASLEPLEGPYYEPLRNAVAPFRPIIQLMSTDKSGFYAALAPYHALIAQMHDELDTGTKRGPAAGDKKAAEAPAKDKEAPDAAREAGSDMGSAELADMLTPLERVALAMLLEEEGSYLRKAQEWLDQQGISGELRQPFLEPFLQVQRLGKQELESTLARQWEEASGRMLRSMLERYPFNPTSQQDVDPGELEVLRRKDGAFWIYVNQMFSRVCVERGTQWSLRGPLREKLALPEQMLLTLSRLSRLSALLWDEEGRSRPLMLKVQPQPLPTPPIPGVFVTMSSLKCGKTTAYGFNQIPTWQDFPVNWWDQQVSSIVLELRSPSRDAPQYVSLPWNRSAWSCFRLFEEAALTTDQRRQWSLALQGNAGSKRGLEISFGLKGEPWVPFREVPR; this comes from the coding sequence GTGGGAGATCCAACCAAGGCCGTGGAGCCGGGCGTGAAGGCGCTCGAGGCGGCCGCCCCGGCGGCCAGTGCGGATGCAGGGGGGCTTCAGCAGTTCTGGCTCGTGGCGGCCCCCCTCCTGAAGTGGGTGCTGGCCGCGCTGCTCCTGGCGCTCGTGGTGTTCGCCGCCGTGAAGCTCTACCAGTGGTGGCGCCGCCGCCGCGCGGCCGTGGCGGTGTCCAGCGGGCCTCCGCCCATGGCGGTCAACCGGCTGCTCCAGGTGCGCCGGGCCTTTCTCTCCGCGCTGCCCCTGGCCAACCGGGCCGCCGTGTTGGACTTGCCCACCGTGGTGGTGCTGGGCCCCGCCGGCAATGGCAAGTCGGTGCTCATCGACCTGGATGTCGACTGGAAACGCCAGGCCCGTCAGTTCCTGCCCAGCTACCAGAAGGATCCCCTGCTGCAGGTGTTCCTGGGCCCGGACTGCGTGGTGCAGGAGGTCTCCGCGCCGCTGCTGGAGGATGAGACGCTGCAGGCCCGGGGCGCCCTGCGCAAGCTGTGGGGCAAGTGTTTCAGCCGCCGCCAGCCAGGCCTGGCGGTCATCGCCCTGAAGATCGAATGGCTGGAGAAGACCCCTCCCGGGGAGCAGCGGCGCATGGCCCAGCTGCTGCGCGGCAAGCTCAACCTCATCTCCGAGGCATGTGGCGGGCCGGTGGAGACCCGCGTCTGCCTGACGCACATGGACGAGGTGGAGGGCTTCGAGGACTTCGCCCGGCTGCTCAAGCAGCATGGGGTGTCCCGGTCCTTCGAGATTCCCAAGCAGGGCGAGGAGTCCAAGCTGGCCTCGCTGCTGGAGGGGCAGGAGCAGTACCTGGCGCTGGGGCTCACCTCGCTGCCGGTGGATGCGTTCGAGCGCCTGGAGCACTTCTATTCGCAAGGGGGCCGCGCGTTCGCGGCGCTGGGCCGCTTCGTCTCCTCGCTGCTGGAGGGGGACACCCTGTCGTTCAAGCCGCGCCTCACGCGCGTTTTCCTGTCCTCCCCCGTGCCCGAGGCGCGCGCCGGCGGCACGCTGTCGGTGGTGCCCGAGGAGGGCAGCACGCAGGCGCCGCGCAGCCTCTACCTGCGCACCCACCGGCGCCGCGCGGCGCTGATCGCCGCGGTGGGCTGTCTGCCGGTGCTGGCCGCGTACGCGAACTTCTACGTGCTGCTGGGCGATGCGCAGGAGCAGGTGGCGCGCTTCGAGACCACGGTCGCGCAGATGCAGGAGCAGGGCCTGCAGGGCCGCGGTGAGGCCGTCGAGGGGCAGGTGAACGAGGCGGCCGACGCGATCAGCCGCCTGTGGAGCGCCGCGCGCTGGTGGCCCCCGCTGAACTCGAGCTTCCCCCAGGAGATGCTGGATTTGCGCCGGCGCCTGGCCGAGGGAATCCGCCTGAGCCACCTGCGGCCCGCGTTCGAGTACTGCCGCAAGTACCCGCACGACTGCCGCCCCGAGCAGGTGGTCTACCTGCTGGCCGCCCTGCACGCCTCGAACAAGACCAAGCTCGGCGAGTTCGTGAACGGCAGCATCCAGCCCCAGCACTCGCGGCGGTGGAGCAGCACGCCCTCCAGCGTCCCGGGGGCCGCGGCGAACGCGGGCTCCTCGCAGAACCGCACGTGGATCACCTCGCTGGAGCTGCGCGAGCCGCTGGTGGCCACCTACGTCCTCGCGAGCGATGAGCCCTGGGAGCGCACGCCGCCCTGCCGCCGGGGCGCCGCGCAGGTGGCCCACACCGCGGAGGAGGAGTGGCCCTGCTGGCCCTACCCGGAACGGCTGACCGTGGAGAGCCAGCTCAAGCCGTGGTTGGACCACCTGCTGTTTCTGCGGCAAGCGCTGGAGGCGGGGCCCAAGGGGCTGGCCGAGCTGGATCAACGGCGGGAGGAGCGGGAACGGCTGGAGGCCCAGCTGGCGGATCTCGATGTCTACGCCTCGCTGCCCACCGTGCTCAACCTCATCGACACCGCGGGCATCCAGTCCAACACGCGCCACTTCCAGGGCATCGAGTCCACGGTCCAGGTGCTCGACTGGCTGCGGACGAACCGGGACACGCTGGCCACGGTGCTGGACATGGAGGAGGAGGCCTACTCGGGGCTGCTGGCGGTGGAGAAGATGGGCCCGTCCGAGTTGCTCACGCGGGATGGGCTCTGGCTGACGGGCAACAAGAAGGGGCCCTACCGCATCGAGCTGTTGCAGCAGTCCTTCGAGTTCCGTCCTCCCCAGCTGTCGCGGGAGCTCTTGCAGGCCCTGCTGGATGTCTACGAGAAGAGCGGCCGGTTGAACATGGGCCCTCACGCGGCCATCCGCCCCGGGCAGCTCATCTTCAGCCGGACGCCGTTCGAGACCGACCTCAAGCCGCTGGTGGATGACTTCACCCAGCGGCTGAAGAACGTGCAGTTGCCGACCGACGAGTCCGCCAAGCGCGAGGAGTACGTGCAGAAGCGGGTGGACGTGTTCGCCCAGGGCTATCGCGAGGGGCTCTTCCACAGCCTTCGCAGCTACCGCTTCGTCGCGCCGCGCAAGGTCCTGTTCGACGAGCTGGCCCGGCTCACCCAGCCCTCCTCGGAGCAGGTGGACATGCTGCGGGATGTGGCCAGCCGGGCCAGCCTGGAACCGTTGGAGGGGCCGTATTACGAGCCGCTGCGCAACGCCGTGGCGCCCTTCCGGCCCATCATCCAGCTCATGTCCACCGACAAGAGTGGCTTCTATGCCGCCCTGGCCCCGTACCACGCCCTGATTGCCCAGATGCATGACGAGCTGGACACGGGCACGAAGCGGGGCCCGGCCGCCGGGGACAAGAAGGCCGCGGAGGCTCCGGCCAAGGACAAGGAGGCCCCGGACGCCGCCCGGGAGGCGGGGAGCGACATGGGCTCCGCGGAGCTCGCGGACATGCTCACGCCGCTGGAGCGGGTCGCCCTGGCGATGCTGCTGGAGGAGGAGGGCTCCTACCTGCGCAAGGCCCAGGAGTGGTTGGATCAGCAGGGCATCTCGGGGGAGCTGCGGCAGCCGTTCCTGGAGCCCTTCCTGCAGGTGCAGCGCCTGGGCAAGCAGGAGCTGGAGAGCACCCTGGCACGGCAGTGGGAGGAGGCCTCCGGACGCATGCTGCGGTCCATGCTGGAGCGCTACCCCTTCAACCCCACGTCCCAGCAGGACGTGGATCCGGGCGAGCTGGAGGTGCTGCGCCGCAAGGATGGCGCCTTCTGGATCTACGTGAACCAGATGTTCTCCCGCGTGTGCGTGGAGCGCGGCACGCAGTGGTCCCTGCGGGGCCCCTTGCGCGAGAAGCTGGCGCTGCCCGAGCAGATGCTGCTCACCCTCAGCCGGCTGTCCCGGCTGTCCGCGCTGCTGTGGGACGAGGAGGGGCGCTCCCGTCCGCTGATGCTCAAGGTGCAGCCCCAGCCCCTGCCCACGCCGCCGATTCCGGGCGTCTTCGTCACGATGTCCTCGCTCAAATGTGGCAAGACGACGGCCTATGGCTTCAATCAGATTCCGACCTGGCAGGACTTCCCCGTGAACTGGTGGGATCAACAGGTGTCCTCCATCGTCCTGGAGCTGCGCTCGCCCTCGCGCGATGCGCCCCAGTACGTGTCCCTGCCCTGGAACCGCTCGGCCTGGAGCTGCTTCCGCCTCTTCGAGGAGGCGGCCCTCACCACGGACCAGCGCCGGCAGTGGAGCCTGGCGCTGCAGGGCAACGCGGGCAGCAAGCGGGGGCTGGAGATCAGCTTCGGGCTCAAGGGGGAGCCCTGGGTTCCCTTCCGGGAGGTGCCCCGGTGA
- a CDS encoding type VI secretion system contractile sheath domain-containing protein encodes MLRSPPSPRVRWLVAGAFLPTPSGHAFSLTESGWAGPFHRAARAVSVTVRDRIGSSDALFHEVSFASLEDFQLAEVIGAVPGLSALRTLREALRGERVLSAEERAQLAAALGPGPLASDMVQALHGARSSQSAHRAALAVLEEALFATARDILQSPAVARLESSWRGLHWLWGHGATCPELDIEVLDVAPHQLEEALARRLDVEPLQRPDACFIADALDGPEALRPLAALGEQAWVPIVASVPTAVATGGAWTEALRAEESSRWLYAALNPVVMMAERQGAVHRECFASPALAVAALLTASFRNTRTFARLVGPGSGSQAPAVWHPDTSSPVATQAVLSLREQERLASRGLLGVSGCWDSNAVMLGPTAPSLYGGRDAAHLPAQLLTGRLLRLSQAFAESLPEGARPDAVAAAFAPAAEAFLSLGSGKPCPLQARVVPLGNAESGLHVRATLRPELAGTPLQLEFTVPLR; translated from the coding sequence ATGCTTCGTTCCCCCCCTTCACCCCGAGTGCGCTGGCTGGTCGCGGGGGCCTTTCTGCCCACGCCGTCGGGGCACGCTTTCTCACTCACCGAGAGTGGTTGGGCCGGGCCGTTCCACCGGGCCGCCCGCGCCGTGAGCGTCACGGTCCGGGACCGCATCGGCTCCAGCGATGCGCTCTTCCACGAGGTCTCCTTCGCTTCCCTGGAGGACTTCCAGCTCGCGGAGGTCATCGGCGCCGTTCCTGGCCTGAGCGCCTTGCGCACGCTGCGGGAGGCCCTCCGCGGCGAGCGCGTGCTGTCCGCGGAGGAGCGGGCGCAGCTCGCGGCGGCGCTCGGGCCCGGCCCCCTGGCCTCGGACATGGTCCAGGCCCTTCACGGGGCACGCTCCTCCCAGAGCGCGCACCGGGCCGCGCTGGCCGTCCTCGAGGAGGCGCTCTTCGCCACCGCGCGCGACATCCTCCAGTCCCCGGCCGTGGCCCGGCTGGAGTCCTCCTGGCGCGGCTTGCACTGGTTGTGGGGGCACGGGGCCACCTGCCCGGAGCTGGACATCGAGGTGCTGGACGTGGCGCCGCATCAACTGGAGGAGGCCCTGGCGCGGAGGCTGGACGTCGAGCCCCTCCAGCGCCCCGATGCCTGCTTCATCGCCGATGCGCTCGACGGGCCGGAGGCCCTGCGGCCGCTGGCCGCGCTGGGCGAACAGGCCTGGGTCCCCATCGTGGCCTCCGTGCCCACGGCCGTGGCCACGGGCGGCGCCTGGACGGAGGCGCTGCGCGCCGAGGAATCCTCGCGCTGGCTCTACGCGGCGCTCAACCCCGTGGTGATGATGGCCGAGCGCCAGGGGGCCGTGCACCGCGAGTGCTTCGCCAGCCCCGCGCTCGCCGTGGCGGCCTTGCTGACCGCCAGCTTCCGGAACACCCGCACCTTCGCCCGGCTCGTGGGGCCCGGCAGCGGAAGCCAGGCGCCCGCGGTGTGGCATCCAGACACCAGCTCCCCGGTGGCCACCCAGGCCGTCCTCTCCCTCCGGGAGCAGGAGCGGCTGGCGTCACGGGGCCTGCTGGGCGTGAGCGGCTGCTGGGACTCGAACGCGGTGATGCTGGGGCCCACGGCACCCTCGCTGTACGGGGGCCGCGACGCGGCGCACCTCCCGGCCCAGCTCCTCACCGGCCGGCTGCTGCGCCTGAGCCAGGCGTTCGCCGAGAGCCTGCCTGAAGGAGCCCGCCCTGACGCGGTGGCCGCCGCGTTCGCCCCGGCCGCCGAGGCGTTCCTCTCGCTGGGCTCCGGGAAGCCCTGTCCGCTCCAGGCGCGCGTGGTGCCCCTCGGGAACGCGGAAAGCGGGCTGCACGTGAGGGCCACCCTCCGGCCCGAGCTCGCGGGCACGCCGCTGCAGCTTGAGTTCACCGTGCCGCTGCGTTGA
- a CDS encoding DUF5011 domain-containing protein: MTKHGVVGTIAGAFVVLCGMPALAQTRTPWQMHNGLEVSATNPHGLKKFTCNPTVHGQECEYDVATIPPQSDSAWSIAPNGETIGFSIPSRVCHAPITCFGYGDFTYFQTLVDVPANVAVTQFTIAFNGMDDGSRVTIFNSQYPAGFVIPGSYVYFGGSGTTNLGPYVKSGETNRVVITQVDDCCSENNLQSAKVVLNGQPVESSCESDAACDDGNSCTSDICGADGKCVSHALACVGGNLCNPQAPTANALASFSPNSASQQSSSTCTVLPTNIQIALNGPQHQMLECGVDSWVDQGAVASDACGAVEVVTHNSGHDAYGPGPNTCSEGTYSVQYRALDSQNHEVQVVRSVQVEDTLAPVLTLKGSSHEYHKCGSQWVDPGADSFDECYGNISAEVKTTGYVNGWVPGIYTVTYSVTDSGGNSAVPQTRTVEVANCPW; the protein is encoded by the coding sequence ATGACGAAGCATGGTGTGGTTGGTACGATTGCTGGCGCCTTTGTCGTCCTGTGTGGGATGCCTGCCCTCGCGCAGACGCGGACGCCCTGGCAGATGCACAACGGCCTGGAGGTCTCGGCCACGAACCCCCACGGGCTCAAGAAGTTCACCTGTAACCCCACGGTCCACGGCCAGGAGTGCGAGTACGACGTGGCCACCATTCCGCCCCAGTCGGACTCGGCCTGGTCCATCGCGCCCAACGGCGAGACCATCGGCTTCTCCATTCCCTCGCGCGTGTGCCATGCGCCCATCACCTGCTTCGGCTACGGCGACTTCACCTACTTCCAGACCCTGGTGGATGTGCCGGCCAACGTGGCGGTGACCCAGTTCACCATCGCCTTCAACGGCATGGACGATGGCTCGCGCGTCACCATCTTCAACTCGCAGTACCCCGCGGGCTTCGTCATCCCCGGCAGCTACGTCTACTTCGGTGGCTCCGGCACCACGAACCTCGGCCCCTACGTGAAGTCGGGTGAGACCAACCGCGTGGTCATCACCCAGGTGGATGACTGCTGCTCGGAGAACAACCTCCAGAGCGCCAAGGTGGTGCTCAATGGCCAGCCGGTCGAGTCCAGCTGTGAGTCGGACGCCGCGTGCGATGACGGCAACTCCTGTACCTCGGACATCTGCGGGGCGGATGGCAAGTGTGTGAGCCACGCGCTGGCGTGCGTGGGCGGCAACCTCTGCAACCCCCAGGCGCCGACGGCCAACGCCCTGGCCTCCTTCAGCCCCAACAGCGCCTCCCAGCAGTCCAGCAGCACCTGCACGGTGCTCCCCACCAACATCCAGATTGCCCTGAACGGCCCGCAGCACCAGATGCTCGAGTGCGGCGTGGACTCCTGGGTGGACCAGGGCGCCGTGGCCTCGGATGCCTGCGGCGCGGTGGAAGTCGTCACGCACAACTCCGGCCACGACGCGTACGGCCCTGGGCCGAACACCTGCTCCGAGGGCACCTACTCGGTGCAGTACCGTGCCCTGGACTCGCAGAACCACGAAGTGCAGGTGGTCCGCTCGGTGCAGGTGGAGGACACCCTGGCGCCGGTCCTGACGCTCAAGGGCTCCTCGCACGAGTACCACAAGTGCGGCAGCCAGTGGGTGGACCCGGGCGCCGACTCCTTCGACGAGTGCTACGGCAACATCTCCGCCGAGGTGAAGACGACCGGCTACGTGAACGGCTGGGTGCCGGGCATCTACACGGTCACCTACTCCGTGACGGACAGCGGCGGGAACTCCGCGGTGCCGCAGACCCGCACCGTCGAGGTCGCCAACTGCCCCTGGTAG
- a CDS encoding bifunctional alpha,alpha-trehalose-phosphate synthase (UDP-forming)/trehalose-phosphatase, whose translation MPRLLLVSNRLPVTVKTEKDQVSVVRSAGGLATGLSGPHERSGGLWVGWPGDVSRLSQAQRAKVDEQLAGLRCVPLYLSSSEVSRFYEGYSNRVLWPLCHYLVERVPRQDRDWDSYAKVNERFAELAASHYQPGDTIWVHDYQLMLVPALLRKRLPEARIGFFHHIPFPSSEIFRTLPRREALVRGLLGADLVGFHTPSYVHHFSNTMLQVLGLETEVDHVTYEGRTVRLGAFPMGIDAEAFDRLAREQSTLEEVKVLRERAVGQRLLVGVDRLDYTKGIPRRLLAVQRVLEREPSLRGRLRFIQVAVPSRTQVEDYAAYREQVDELVGRINGLYGNMHNVPVHYLYRSLNEKQLAALYRGADVMLVTPIRDGMNLVAKEFCAARPDEDGVLLLSEFAGAANELCEATFVNPYDVEGMADAILKALEMPASERQPRMRALRERVKAHDVHWWVGRFLDTLQSIPAPAQREVKGGTQDVMARLKAAGRRVLLLDYDGTLVGYVARPELATPDAALKSLLAQVAALPGTSVHIVSGRAKETLEAWLGDLPVGLHGEHGLWSRPKPGGEWKMLEGVSTDWKAQARPLLDSFSARVPGSFVEEKTASLAWHYRQVDAGYGASQARELRLKLMEVFAQGPMEVLPGDKVVEVRPRGVHKGRVVTQVMEALGPGVMVAAFGDDRTDEDLFGAVPEDGISVHAGGRPTRAAYRVSGPDEVRRILASLLER comes from the coding sequence ATGCCCCGACTCCTGCTTGTCTCCAACCGGCTTCCCGTCACCGTCAAGACAGAGAAGGACCAGGTCTCCGTGGTGCGCAGCGCGGGGGGGCTGGCCACCGGCCTGAGCGGGCCGCACGAGCGCTCCGGCGGGCTGTGGGTGGGCTGGCCCGGAGATGTCTCCCGGCTGTCCCAGGCGCAGCGGGCCAAGGTGGACGAGCAGCTCGCGGGGCTGCGCTGCGTGCCGCTGTACCTCAGCTCCAGCGAGGTCAGCCGCTTCTACGAGGGCTACTCCAACCGTGTCCTCTGGCCGCTGTGCCACTACCTGGTGGAGCGCGTGCCGCGGCAGGACCGGGACTGGGACTCCTACGCCAAGGTCAACGAGCGCTTCGCGGAGCTGGCGGCGAGCCACTACCAGCCGGGCGACACCATCTGGGTGCATGACTACCAGCTGATGCTGGTGCCGGCGCTGCTGCGCAAGCGCCTGCCCGAGGCGCGCATCGGCTTCTTCCACCACATTCCGTTCCCCTCGAGCGAGATCTTCCGCACGCTTCCCCGCCGGGAAGCGCTGGTGCGGGGCCTGCTGGGCGCGGATCTCGTGGGCTTCCACACGCCCAGCTACGTGCACCACTTCTCCAACACGATGCTGCAGGTGCTGGGGCTGGAGACGGAGGTGGACCACGTCACCTACGAGGGCCGCACCGTGCGCCTGGGGGCCTTCCCCATGGGCATCGACGCGGAGGCCTTCGACCGCCTGGCCCGGGAGCAGAGCACGCTGGAGGAGGTGAAGGTGCTCCGGGAGCGGGCGGTGGGGCAGCGGCTGCTGGTGGGCGTGGACCGGCTCGACTACACGAAGGGGATTCCCCGGCGGCTGCTGGCCGTGCAGCGCGTGCTGGAGCGCGAGCCCTCCCTGCGCGGGCGGCTGCGGTTCATCCAGGTGGCGGTGCCCAGCCGCACCCAGGTGGAGGACTACGCCGCCTACCGCGAGCAGGTGGACGAGCTGGTGGGCCGCATCAACGGCCTCTACGGCAACATGCACAACGTCCCGGTGCACTACCTCTACCGCTCCCTCAACGAGAAGCAGCTGGCGGCGCTGTACCGGGGGGCGGATGTGATGCTGGTGACGCCCATCCGGGACGGCATGAACCTGGTGGCCAAGGAATTCTGCGCGGCGCGGCCGGACGAGGACGGGGTGCTGCTGCTGAGCGAGTTCGCGGGCGCCGCCAACGAGCTGTGCGAGGCCACGTTCGTCAATCCCTATGATGTCGAGGGCATGGCGGACGCCATCCTGAAGGCGCTGGAGATGCCCGCCTCGGAGCGCCAGCCGCGCATGCGCGCCCTGCGCGAGCGGGTGAAGGCCCACGACGTGCACTGGTGGGTGGGCCGTTTCCTGGACACGCTCCAGTCCATCCCCGCCCCGGCCCAGCGGGAAGTCAAAGGGGGGACCCAGGACGTCATGGCGCGGCTCAAGGCGGCCGGACGGCGGGTGCTGCTGCTCGACTACGACGGGACGCTCGTGGGGTACGTGGCGCGGCCGGAGCTGGCCACGCCGGATGCGGCGCTGAAGTCGCTGCTGGCGCAGGTGGCGGCCCTGCCCGGCACGTCCGTGCACATCGTCAGCGGCCGGGCCAAGGAGACGCTGGAGGCGTGGCTGGGAGACCTGCCGGTGGGGCTGCACGGTGAGCACGGGCTCTGGTCCCGGCCGAAGCCCGGCGGCGAGTGGAAGATGCTGGAGGGCGTGTCCACCGATTGGAAGGCGCAGGCGCGTCCGTTGCTGGACTCCTTCAGCGCGCGCGTGCCGGGCTCCTTCGTGGAGGAGAAGACCGCGTCGCTGGCGTGGCACTACCGGCAGGTGGATGCCGGTTATGGCGCCTCCCAGGCCCGGGAGCTGCGGCTGAAGCTGATGGAGGTGTTCGCGCAGGGGCCGATGGAGGTGCTGCCCGGGGACAAGGTGGTGGAGGTGCGTCCCCGGGGCGTGCACAAGGGCCGCGTGGTGACCCAGGTGATGGAGGCGCTGGGGCCTGGAGTGATGGTGGCGGCCTTCGGCGATGACCGCACGGACGAGGATCTGTTCGGCGCGGTGCCCGAGGATGGGATTTCCGTCCACGCCGGCGGCAGGCCCACCCGCGCGGCCTACCGGGTGTCCGGCCCGGACGAGGTGCGGCGCATCCTGGCCTCGCTGCTGGAGCGGTGA